The Solanum pennellii chromosome 4, SPENNV200 genomic interval GGAAATGTAATAATTAGTGGTAAATTTCCATagctaaaaacaaaaatatcatgCTATTCTAATTTAGCTTATAGATTAGCTACGAATTATATTACCCAAATAAAAATTCAGTTAACTAGGGACTATTTACCGATGAATTAGTTGGGAATTACCAATAAATTTCTGAACTAATTCCATATTTTCTAGTAATCAAATTTAGATTAACTTAGTAAATACATTCTTAATAAAAACTCTGATAAAGATTAATTGTATAAATGAGCAAGTAGAATAAACCCTACAAGATACAATTCCTTAgggaaaaaaaggaagataCTCTTTCTGTGTTtagaatgaaattttaaaaaagaaagataattaaaatttgTGAGTGTGTaactataaattatttcattaagtgGAATTGTTACTCTCTCGGtataaaaaaagaatgatataCTTTTTTCTTTCGTCTGTTTAAGATACAATAAAATCTTTCCTTTTTTGACAAtattataatttcaattttctatGTGACAtgcatgtttaaggccacaagattaaatgacattttgataCTTTTGACATAACCTTAATTCAAGATTACAAGatagaaaaatcttttttatttttttaaatttcgtgtcaagtcaaactgataggtcattcttttttaaacgaagagaatactaaatatgaaaatatgtcatttttcgAAGACTTACTACTCCTATCCCATTTTATATGAGTTAGTTTGACTCAACACAGagtttaagaataaaaaacttttgaaatacGTGATCTAAACTAAGTGATAAATATTTGTGTGATTTTAGAAatgtgtcttttttttttttatatactgaTAGACTACACAGAAAAGCAAGTCAAGCATTGTGTGAGAAAATAATCAAAGGAATATCAGCATCACAAAGCACATATATTTCTTGAGCTTTCTTCACCAAACCAactcttctttaatttttaataatttacctAAAAATAGAAACCCTGAACTTGTTGTTTACCTCACACAAAGGAATTTCTTTTAcaacaaaaaatgaacaaaaaccTATTTTTGTGAAAATGTAAAAGAACAAACTATCACTCACTACTTATTCATGTTTGACTTGACACTCAAACACTCATTTTATTACCTCTAAGCTATCTAAATATTAGAAATCAAAAGAATACTAACACTTAATAagtgtatatataaaatatgttaatgAGTTACATTCAAGTTAGCTAAAAAAACATTCTCACTAGACGAGCTAGTGATGAATGCAAGGTTACTAAAACGGACTAACTTATTACACATAAATGACCTAATTAGTGTATTAGAGATaagtaacataaaataataaattagtgaAGCATGAAAATGGAGAGGAATATTAGGTTAAGAGAGGTTGTCTGTCTGAAAAAGCAAGTACATGATGATAATAAAAGGATAAGACAGGATATGGGAGACAATGATAACCACAAATAACTAATGTATGTATGTGTTTAAGGATTTGTTGTCTAACATTGATTGGATACACAAGTGTTTCCTTTAGTGTATGTTGGATATACTATCAACCCTAACAGGTATTACACAAGTTTTAACTCTACTTACCTCACTCAAATCTCTAATTTGTGCCTCTTTTTCTCACTTTTCCAGGGCTATGGACATCATTACTCTCATACTTTTGGAGTCGGTATAGGAATTTCGATTAAATATGAACCACACACTATAGAGTCCATTCAGAATGGTGCTTTCAACagtattttctttatgttatagtgagggtgtccaattggacacTACTCTCAGTCGGAAAAtaataccatatatatataaataaagtaatatatgaaataattaaataattaatatattctgGATACTCTTTGacgaaataaaattttgtagcTCGACGTTTTTAGGTGTCTTGAAAGAGCCGGCTGGTGCTCACTTTGGACACTCTCCGTGAAATTCCTGGCTGCGCAGACTAGTTTTCTCTATACCCAAAGTTCGAACACGAGACTTTGTGATAAAGGATTGACACAATGGCATTCTTTCTTTTACTTTCACTTTCCTTGGCTTCTTTTTCATTAAGCTTTTACAGCTAGCTAGTACTAACTATACCCTAAAATTTTTAGTCATATGGAAAACTTTGAACTTGATAACACGTAGAGATTGAAGACAAATTAGATGATCAACATGAGTAAACAAGGCCATATATACTCCCTACGTTTAAAAAAGAACGAcatcctttcctttttagtctgtttacaaaagaatgaccttttttttgtaacaactttccacgtggcatgtttaagaccacaagattaaagggcaattttgtacatttttgacgtaactttaatttagaaccgtatgatcaaaagtcttctttatttttttaaactccgtgtcaagtcaaactagaccgttctttgtgaaacggagggagtaatatatAATTGCAATTATCATTACTCACACATTTACTTTGAAGTTATGTAATCTGAAGCTCTCAAATCACTCGATGAATTACTATCAAAACAAGAAGTAGAATAGATAATGTAGTCCCCCTTCAATGATATCTGAGAAAATTGAAACGATACAAAAAAGATTAGTATGAATATCACGCACAAGTCGAGAAATGGTCCAAAATAGAAAATGTATGTTTGACTTATTAcatgacatatttatatatatatcattatagTTTACTAAACATGCAAGCTAATTAGTCTTTGAAACACAAAAAACTCAACTTGTATGTATACAAGAAATTACATTTATTGGTTCTTAATTTCCAATCTCAAACTTTCAACCACTTAATTGCTTGTTTCCCATTCAAAGCATCCATCCTGGTAAAATTCCAGTAGCATTCTGTGTTGATGGTTCTATACTATCCAATGGAGCAAGATTGTACCTGTAATTACATGAACTTCAGATTCTGAATTCGCCCCTACAACGCTCATCAAATACATTaagaaattaatttgaattgatCCATATATAATATACTTTCGTCTCTCGACTTCCAACATAACTCACTTtaataaacacataaagaaattattttgaatgTATGTATTTAGTATTACTTTAGGTTTTGAATTCGTCTCAAACTTACAAAACGACTCACATCAATAAATACACAAAGAGATTGATTCGACTGTATCTATTACTTTAGATTCTAAATTCACCTCTAGACTTACGACATGACTCACTTCGATAAATACACAAAGAAATTAATTTGAATGTATTTGTTACTTTAGATTCTGAATTCACCTCTCAACGACTCAATTCAATGGTTCAATTTAAAATGTTGCAAAAAATGTGctatttaaaggaaaaaaagaaaacataaaattatatattaccTGTTTGGCACTATATTAGTATTGCATTGTAAAGGCTGAAAGAACCCCTCTGACTGAGCAGGTTGTTGTCTGAATTGTATATTTTGCTCTCCAGTGATATGCCAATGTGCTACAGAGTTTTCTTCCAACTATCATAAGAATTTCATAAAACCACGTAAAAAGTACGATAAGTTAGACATCAAAGAAAAACTCATATGAATCTGAAAATCCGAAATGGAGAACAACTGAGTCATATACCATAAAACAAAgactaagggtgtgtttggtatgaaaaataatattttccatGGGAAAATGTTCggtttcttacttattttcttttactatgtacacaaataaaaagtatcattcttgatacatttttatataatctAAACAAATACTATGAGAGGTGATGGCGAACTTAAGGTGTGTAGGAAGATCGAGAGAATACAATCAACGTAGAATGTCGTCACTTGTGGAACTTGTTTAACCTACTTCCACCGGCTAagtcatttttctcatttttaaaaaacttactttcatagaaacaattttttacCTGAAATTTAGATCATGAAAAAATccggaaaaaaaaaatcaaacacgCCCTAAAAAACTCATAAAAGGTCCAAAATGAGTGCTTTGTACCTTTGTTTTCAAGGATCTGTTGATTTCAAGAAGAGATTGTTCCTGTAGAAAAAAGCAAAAAGAACACATACAATGTCAAATTAACAATTGAACAATCTATTTAATTGTAAACTTAAGGGATTATATTATACAATACATACCTTTTGTTGAAGATCAGAAAGTTGATCAAGCATGTTTTGTGTCTGAAAACATATATGTTATCAAAGAGTAGGTTAACAACTTCTTTTACCAAATCATGCAACCAACTATTTACCCTTTAATTGTTTATAATTAGCATGTAAGTTGATGTTGTTGCAAAGTAAATATGTGTATGTTTTTGATACATGTTACACTTACtgataaataatacaaaagtTACAATAATATACGCACTTGGTAATCTTGACTTTccttcaatttcaaaaaaaaaatattttcaatttcaaaaaatctTGACGTTCCTATTGTTTCCTTTGATTAGTCATCTCATGCATCTATATCTTTGATTGCATTTCTAGACTTTATGTCTGCACCCAAAAATATTAAGGAGGCTTTGATCATTCTGAATGGTTTGAAGCAATGCTTGAGGAAATTCATGCCAAAGATTATAATAAATTGTGTAAAATAAAAgaacttattttaataaaattatatattacacCAAATAGGGCAAAAACAAGtgtgtttttatttatatataaattgttgaaCCCATTGATACGAGGTTAGGTATTAGTGTATTTGTAAAGAGGTTCAatgtctcaagttcaaatttctataatatatgatattgtcttgcataaatttctaattccaCCACTGAATTGTCATCGGACATTAAGATTAGGACTTATGATCTGAAAACctaaaatttgacaaataaattaaaggtgCATAGAACATACCCTTCTTGATCTTATTAGCCTCAAAGATGAATCCAGTTGACGCTCAAGCTGTTCCAAATCTTTTGTGTTTAATTGTCCTAAGTCCTCTCCAAGTATATGCCTTAAAGATTAagaataattaagtaaatacaATGTCATTAAGAATTAGggtagaaaaataatatatttgagacACAAATATCATATTAACAAGCCGCCCCTTAATTTATTTCACGGGGTCTCATCTAAACATCCTGAACCTGTTCAAACAAACGCATGATTGAACATGTCCAATTATGCATGTTCAAAATACTTCTAGACCGGTTCAGGTGTTCAGATGAACCAATCAAAATGAGACAAGTAAAAGTGTTTTTCAAACAAATAATGTATCACCTTTGTGACTGTTGTAGCACTTCAACTCTTGCTTTCAGCTTCATATACTCTTGGTAGTTATTCTATTCCATAATAACACTAATTAGTTAGAATGAAGATAGGGTGCTTGGCATTAGTTATCAATATCGACTTATCAATTATTTacgaagaaattaaaataagacaGATAATCTGTTATAAAAGGTTAAATTGCATCGATACTGTCAGagtatataagttaaatttatcatttaattacGAAGTAAATTGCAATTCTGAGGAAGATGAAGTAACCTGTGAATCCTTTGAAGACTGGCCAGTTTCAAGGTCACCATAGTTGCATCTATGGTATCTCTCCAGTGTATCAGACATACTAGGGAAAAAAAGACAAGTTGCACAAAAGTGATAATTTGATTTAGAGGGATCTTCAACTtattaaaggatcatactttatTTACTCTTTGGCAAGAAGTGTAATTATTACTAGTTTTTTTAAGCATGTTAcaaagtataataataataatagtaacatTTCAATATGATCTCATGAGTGGGGTTTGAGAAGAACGGGGCATACGTAAACCTTATTCCTACCTCGTGAGAGGTAATCTAGAAGTTATTTTTGATAGACTCTTTCAGCTTAtgaaaaacaatttcaaaactAGGTTTAGCCAATACAAGAGTAAAAACTATGATAAAAATACGATAGACAAGAAAGTCCATGAAGTAAAAACAGTACAGACAACCCAAGTAAAAGAAACAACGGTAATAGTACaataaacattaataataataatggtatTGATAATAATTAGAACTATGCTCTCCTTgaggaaagaaagaaagaaaattgattaaataaaattagttataaGTTTCAATGTCATttattattaacaaaaaatttgcATACTTgatccaaataaaaaaatcaagtttaAGCATATTGAAAATGTTAGATTACAAATATCGAGTAATAATTATACGCTACTATGATAACTCATTAATATTAAACTATTGATTTactcattaattaatattctttaattataattatccAATAAATGACTTGacagtataaaaaaaaaactatattgtCAATGCATAGAGGTTACATAAACCAATATTATTTCTACTAAGTTATTTGATCTTGATTAtgcttttttaaaattgttaattattataactTAAAGTACTTCttatacatgattaaaattatAAGCAAAAATTAACTCGCAAAACTCGAATCACATAAATTATAACAGATAAGATAGAGCAAATGACAAATTTGTCGGTTCAAGAACATTACTGCAAAATTAGATGAAAGGCAAGTCCCTAACTTTAAGAAAAAGACAATTTAAATGGTCACTCAATTAATAggctttttattttaaaaaattaatattatttcttaattttagtataattttttggaataataattattaattagataattttttaaatagaatCGATCAACTCCAAAAATTACTCCAATCCACAATAcaaaattttctatataaattGAGCTTAAATGAAAAGCTAAAGGATTCATATCGTCAATTTCGACTTGATAAGTAGTTAGGTGTTATTTGTTGCCataaataatcaaatcaaattctttttcaaagttttttgATGTTTTCAAAAACTAAAGATAGAAATTCATCCAGCTTTAATTCAATTCATATTATAAAACTTCTTTTTGATTCATGTGTCTGTACTTAAAGAACATATAAAGTGaggatatttaaaatttatttatttatttataataaaaataagaaaaaatggaGGTGGAACATCAAATCATAACAAAAGTTAGCTCATAAAATGAACTAATTTGTTTAACaattttaatgttaaagaaAACCTAGATCTAATCAAATGAAACATTTGATTATTCACCCTTAATAAATGTACCAAAAACTCTATTCTCACTCAGATCTataacatcaatatatactcaacaacaaataaaaatcaacaaccattttacatatatttaaaaaaaaaaaaagattacaaAATCATAATGCACATAAACATCCGTTTAATCAtagattttgaaattaaatctcaaacatttcaagtttttatacatttagAACTAATTTAAAGTTTTGCGTATAAAACGTAAATGTAAAGCTTAAACGGAAcgacataaacataaaaatattacctAGAGGTACTGCAAAATTCATATAGTTTGCCTCTATTAGAGAAAATGATAAGAGCAACTTCAGCTTCACACAAAATAGAAAGCTCATAAGCTTTTTTGAGTAATCCATTTCTTCTCTTAGCAAAAGTAACTTGCCTGTTTATCTTATTTTCTATTCTCTTCAATTCTACCTTACCTCTTcccattataatattattataaaatatagtttcaaaaatcttatattataataatctcaaaatctagtcatgttttgataaaaggaaaaaaaaaaaaggctatGTATAATAGGATATTGATAGTGTAGTTATggttttgcttcttttttctgTCCTTTTGTTCTTAGGGTAATAAATAGCTTTGTGGGGTCATGGGGTTTCCTAATATTACAACATTGtatctatttttcttatatttgatGTATAAGGTATAATAATTTCaggataaaatataaaattattttatcgtGTGTTTAGTTGGAAGTATTAGATAGTAATTCTTAGATTATTTCTCCTTCCcccatttatattttaataacgAAATACGttatctcatatatatatagtgaaataatttgttttaaaataactaattaattctgAAATAATTTATTCACGATCAAATGACCCTTATTAATATCACTTTAGACCTTTTAAATATTGCATTTTTGGTAATACTGCAAACTGCTTTTGTTATTTCTTCTGCCTGTGTCCCTTGTCTctctataattaatatataagtaaaatatgttttgatgtttagggccaaaaaaaaaaaagacaagtcTATACtattaactattattatttttggtttctCACCAACTAACCTTTTAATATCAAGTTTTTGCCCCTATTTTGGGGTGGTATTTAATTTGtatcaaattacaaaataaatcaaaggAGACATaagtttagaaatttttttaggtATAAGTTGTGTAGTATCTAATTTGGAAGACAtaagttaaaagaatttttgCCATATTAGGTTTTGTAGGAATTAAGTGAGCATAATTTGGTATGCAAAACTTGGTGCTATATATTAtgatgtaaatatataatattttgccTTGTAAatttgtctttaatttttttttgatgtaaGAAGTATTTACAGGAGCAGCTCAAGCATATTAGTAGtctaaagtaaaaattaaacgGGGCCTTAAACTTgaattgttaataatttttataaaattaatttcttcttgttttcaattgataatacaaccattcttattttaaattatttttcatgagatatagtactccagatatgtcaaatttcttctagtaatttctttatttttcataaaatctttACTTTTTCTGTAAATAATATtctatatttgttaaaaaataataacttataacctattattattaaaaatgagcCCCCTTAAATTTAGGGGCCTAAGAcgcatatctttttttttacacTGTCGAGCCACTCATGAGTGTTTTCAGTCgctttttatttacttaaacaacaaaaattaaagatcataaatttaagagtcaaaaataaaaaaactaccCCGAAATTAGAATAGTCGTGCGAATAACTCTTTTAATATTCGTATTAAGGCCTCGACTAATTTCAATTCTAGTCATGTGTGGCTCGTTTTAAGTGGGAAACACTCTATAACAAATGTCTTTTCATaccaaataaaaattcaaaactctaattaagaataaaagaatCATATGTATACTATCACAGTCTTTAtcgataattattttatttactaataTCTTTATGTTATCTCTAGAATTTGATTGGTGGCTGTCAAGTCTAACCaaaacttttgatttttaagCATGTTAACGTGTAGAGCACTGAGCAGTGGGCATGTATTCCATATGCCCCAATTTGATTTGAAGTTCTCAACAAATGGTATCTTTTTAGGCCCTTTTTGAAGTTAGAttgatttgaaattaaaattaaaattttatttaaataggtaattagattataaaaataatatttttattggaaaataacataatttgtttaaaactattaaaatattatgagaattttaattatatatttttatacaatttttttaataagtaaaTCATGATTCGTAAATAAGGTATCAGAAACGTTTGtaattacattttattaaaatgttctcagttctcattattttataaactactaaaaataaaagtttttccattttaatgGAAATTGTGAGACATATTATTAAAGGTTGTAGGTATTTGTATCCCTTACTGGGATTGGGGAGTGTTTGAAAAGACCTTTATATGGAGATACATTATTAGCCCCTTATATTGGAAATATCGTATcgataaaattcaaaagttaacTCATGacgaaaaaaaaaaatgtctaaaCTATATTAAAGAGATCACATATTTTTTCTAGCTATGACTGGACATATAATGCGTggataattttaatatgaagATCTAACATCGAAAAGTAAGAATGGGATGAATCGTGTATTAATATCATGTAAGGAGCGAACTCATAAGAAAAAGACTGTTCAgatcatattaaaataaataccaTTTCTTAAACCATCGAGACGGGACTTTTTCACAAATTATATACACACTCGACattataaatatctttttacACCATCAATATACAATAAAGGTAAGTATATTTTTACTagattatcaatttaaattcatcaataattacTAAACAAATAATTCGATCGTGAATATCTTTTACACTGTCAACACATATAATTGAAAGTCAAAAAGTATTTAGCAATCTAAGGGTTTTACAAGAATTTTTGGTGCTACTAAAATGTATAACAACCTTAAATGTTGTTTGTTTTTCCTTAAACAAGACATAGCACACTCCCCATTGATGCATCTTTTGGGGACATACCACATGTTTCTGTTACATGAGTTGGATATTAGATACCTAAGAATGTGTCATCATGTTACTCCATACATATCAAACAATATTTCActtcaatttgaaatatttaaaatcaagaTTTGTAATCACATAAACTAAAATACGTTAAAGTAATTAATCAATCTTGATTCAACACAAAGATTAATGAGAGAAAATATTGATTCAAAAGATAAAGCACATAGTGTTTGGGAATTGACATACAAATTAATTGATATCACCTAAGTTgaatatcacaattcataaatatCAATTAGTGCActcatttcataaataaataaaatataaaattagataagtgccaattttatattaatatcatAGTCATTATACACATTCCATACAAATATGACATATAAAAGAATTACTTCATAACTCAAATAAGAGAAACAACTTtcccttatatatatatatacacacacaaacacacacacacatacatacatatatatatatatatatatatatatatatataatattttatttatttatttatgggtGAAATACATATTGTCCATTCTTTTGGAGATGGGTATATTCTCTGCTAAAAAGATGGAGCAAGTAATATTGGATTATTCTATTCTCTTATCTCTTTTTGGTTGAGAATCTACAATTACATCTTGAAATAAGAAATGACAAGTAAGAATAAAGTTCTTTTATTTGCATTGTATATATGGTACTCTTACACAGGCtaataattttagtaaaaataatccaaaattgaaaatatattttaatataatgaaaaagcattttaatataatgaaagAATATAGATGGTTTTAATAAAGAATAACTTGCATGAAAAAGTAGTTCAAGAATATTTAGTTTTTTGTTGGTTCTCATTCTCTCTCACTACATCCATTAGGAATAAATATGGTTTCCTTCTACTTTTTCTTacatcatcaaaataaaaaactaagcaaataatataaatgattCATTTCTAAATAAACTCTCTTCTATCAACATGGGTTGTGGTTAACCAGAGGTCTAGGGTTCAAGTTTTGGGTATGGAGAAAATTCTGTTGGGAGCACCATCCCCAAATGAGACCTTCAGAGCGTCTTCCAAATTTAGTCGAGACTTCAATGTGAACTTTGGACACCGAGagggaaacaaaaaaaaattctttctccCCCTCCACTTaattgtatatgttttttttttctttccttgaCTAATTTGTAAACCCACGAAGATCCTAATAATTAGTGGTCCTTATCACCCTACTCAACCAAATAGAGTGATAATAAGTTTGTTGGACTCCTTATAAAGCTTAGacaagtcttctttatttgacCTAGCATTTGGGGTCACAGTTTGGCAAAAGATCTAATTTTACATGATAACATAGCAGGATTTGTTGGTGTACTATATCACAAATACAATATATTacagttgaaaataaaatgacaaaaatgaaaaaacaaatttttagGCTTAGGCgcgatatctcgctctctttaaagAGATTCAAGCTCACTGCGACATAATCTACACCGATGTAGCGGTATAACTCTTGACTTGTCCCCTTTCGGATACAACAATCCAACAACATTGTACAACTCAAACAATTTCGAATTAGTTAAAGAGTCCATATATAATTACTCTCTTTTATATCgcaaatatacataattgaAGACTTAGAATACTTTTCTTTGTC includes:
- the LOC107017231 gene encoding MADS-box protein 04g005320, with translation MGRGKVELKRIENKINRQVTFAKRRNGLLKKAYELSILCEAEVALIIFSNRGKLYEFCSTSSMSDTLERYHRCNYGDLETGQSSKDSQNNYQEYMKLKARVEVLQQSQRHILGEDLGQLNTKDLEQLERQLDSSLRLIRSRRTQNMLDQLSDLQQKEQSLLEINRSLKTKLEENSVAHWHITGEQNIQFRQQPAQSEGFFQPLQCNTNIVPNRYNLAPLDSIEPSTQNATGILPGWML